A single region of the Streptomyces vilmorinianum genome encodes:
- a CDS encoding ATP-dependent DNA helicase: MTARITDPEQLKELLGIPFTPEQTACIIAPPAPQVIVAGAGSGKTTVMAARVVWLVGTGQVAPEQVLGLTFTNKAAGELAERVRTALVRAGVTDPDAIDPDNPPGEPRISTYHAFAGQLLTDHGLRIGLEPTSRLLADATRYQLAARVLREAPGPYPALTKSFPTLVSDLLALDAELAEHLVRPEDLKAYDSELLTALAGAKLSNADLRKVPETAAARRELLDLVVRYRAAKRSRDLLDFGDQIALSAELATTRAEVGAILREEFRVVLLDEYQDTSVAQRLLLSGLFGSGTGHAVTAVGDPCQAIYGWRGASVANLDDFPAHFPYEDGSPATRYALSENRRSGGRLLDLANGLAEPLRAMHAGVEALRPAPGAERDGSVRIALHATHAEEIDWLADSLAHLVRTGREPGEIAVLCRTATDFPAIQAALVARDVPVEVVGLSGLLHLPEIADLVAVCEVLQDPGANASLVRLLTGPRWRIGPRDLALLGRRARLLVHRATEDPDADADQRLAAAVEGVDPAEVISLADALDTFLDSGGEDDGLPFSAEARVRFARLAAELRSLRSSLADPLMDVLHRVLATTGLEVELSASPNALAARRRETLSNFLDIAAGFASLDGEATLLAFLGFLRTAAQYEKGLDNALPGGENTVKVLTAHKSKGLEWDVVAVPGLVASQFPSTRSRESWTSQPQVLPHALRGDAATLPEIDTWDAASLKTFKEAMRAHQHTEELRLGYVTFTRPRSLLLGSAHWWGPAQKKPRGPSAFLQALYDHCAAGYGEIEAWAEEPEKDAENPSLQDRTADQAWPLPLDETSLQRRRKAAERVMTALWAYVPPGRNGWAQPTDALPAQGPAPQDPEDLWPDEEPVWDEDPVWDEEPARGGEPHWDEEPPRDEEPPADGIPAPRAPEQALAPEDRKTLASWDRDLTALTTELRRARATTRDVLLPAYLSASQVLRLAADPDGFAQDLARPMPRPPQPAARRGTRFHAWVESRFEELPLPMLGPDELPGGEDFAGEPEIADERDLDALKDAFALTPYAHRTPYRVEVPVHLSLAGRVVRGRIDAVYRDPESGAYEIVDWKTSHLRTADPLQLAIYRLAWAEQHGLDPDEVAAAFVYVRTGDVVRPRRLPGRAELEGILLGRPTPDAG; encoded by the coding sequence GTGACCGCACGCATCACCGACCCCGAGCAGCTCAAGGAGCTCCTCGGCATCCCGTTCACCCCGGAGCAGACGGCCTGCATCATCGCGCCGCCCGCCCCGCAGGTCATCGTGGCCGGAGCCGGTTCCGGCAAGACGACGGTGATGGCCGCCCGGGTGGTCTGGCTGGTCGGCACGGGTCAGGTCGCGCCCGAACAGGTCCTCGGCCTGACCTTCACCAACAAGGCCGCCGGAGAGCTCGCCGAGCGCGTCCGCACGGCGCTCGTACGGGCCGGGGTCACCGACCCCGACGCCATCGACCCCGACAATCCTCCCGGCGAGCCCCGCATCTCGACGTACCACGCCTTCGCCGGGCAGCTCCTGACCGACCACGGCCTGCGCATCGGCCTGGAGCCCACCTCCCGCCTCCTCGCCGACGCCACCCGCTACCAGCTCGCCGCGCGTGTCCTGCGCGAGGCGCCCGGACCGTACCCCGCCCTGACCAAGTCCTTCCCGACCCTGGTCAGCGACCTCCTCGCCCTCGACGCCGAGCTCGCCGAACATCTCGTACGCCCCGAGGACCTGAAGGCGTACGACTCCGAGCTGCTCACCGCCCTCGCCGGTGCCAAGCTCTCCAACGCCGACCTGCGCAAGGTCCCCGAGACGGCCGCGGCCCGCCGCGAACTGCTCGACCTCGTCGTCCGCTACCGCGCGGCCAAGCGCTCCCGCGACCTGCTCGACTTCGGCGACCAGATCGCCCTCTCCGCCGAGCTCGCCACCACGCGCGCGGAGGTCGGCGCGATCCTGCGCGAGGAGTTCCGGGTGGTGCTCCTCGACGAGTACCAGGACACCTCCGTGGCCCAGCGGCTGCTCCTCTCCGGCCTCTTCGGTTCGGGCACCGGGCACGCCGTGACCGCGGTCGGGGACCCCTGCCAGGCCATCTACGGCTGGCGCGGCGCGTCCGTCGCCAACCTGGACGACTTCCCCGCCCACTTCCCGTACGAGGACGGCAGCCCCGCCACCCGGTACGCGCTCTCCGAGAACCGGCGCAGCGGCGGCCGCCTCCTCGACCTCGCCAACGGACTCGCCGAGCCCCTGCGGGCCATGCACGCGGGCGTGGAGGCGCTGCGCCCGGCGCCCGGCGCGGAGCGCGACGGCTCGGTACGGATCGCCCTCCACGCCACCCACGCCGAGGAGATCGACTGGCTCGCCGACTCCCTCGCCCACCTGGTCCGCACGGGCCGGGAGCCCGGCGAGATCGCGGTCCTGTGCCGGACGGCGACCGACTTCCCCGCCATCCAGGCCGCCCTGGTCGCCCGTGACGTGCCCGTCGAGGTCGTCGGCCTGTCGGGCCTGCTGCACCTGCCCGAGATCGCCGACCTGGTCGCGGTGTGCGAGGTCCTCCAGGACCCCGGCGCCAACGCCTCCCTGGTCCGCCTCCTCACCGGCCCGCGCTGGCGTATCGGCCCCCGCGACCTCGCCCTCCTCGGCCGCCGCGCCCGGCTGCTCGTCCACCGCGCCACCGAGGACCCCGACGCGGACGCCGACCAGCGGCTCGCGGCGGCGGTCGAGGGCGTCGACCCGGCCGAGGTGATCTCGCTCGCCGACGCGCTCGACACCTTCCTCGACTCCGGCGGCGAGGACGACGGCCTGCCGTTCTCCGCCGAGGCCCGGGTCCGCTTCGCCCGGCTCGCCGCCGAGCTGCGCTCCCTGCGCTCCTCGCTCGCCGACCCGCTGATGGACGTCCTGCACCGGGTCCTCGCCACCACGGGCCTGGAGGTCGAACTCTCCGCCTCCCCGAACGCGCTGGCCGCCCGCCGGCGCGAGACCCTGTCGAACTTCCTCGACATAGCGGCCGGCTTCGCCTCCCTGGACGGCGAGGCGACCCTCCTGGCCTTCCTCGGCTTCCTGCGCACGGCCGCGCAGTACGAGAAGGGGCTCGACAACGCGCTCCCGGGCGGCGAGAACACCGTCAAGGTCCTCACCGCGCACAAGTCCAAGGGCCTGGAATGGGACGTGGTCGCGGTGCCGGGGCTCGTCGCCTCCCAGTTCCCGAGCACCAGGTCCCGCGAGTCGTGGACCTCCCAGCCTCAGGTGCTGCCGCACGCCCTGCGCGGCGACGCGGCGACGCTGCCGGAGATCGACACCTGGGACGCCGCCTCTCTGAAGACCTTCAAGGAGGCGATGCGCGCGCACCAGCACACCGAGGAGCTCCGCCTCGGATACGTGACCTTCACCCGCCCCCGCTCCCTCCTCCTCGGCTCCGCCCACTGGTGGGGCCCGGCCCAGAAGAAGCCCCGGGGCCCGTCGGCCTTCCTCCAGGCCCTGTACGACCACTGCGCGGCGGGCTACGGCGAGATCGAGGCCTGGGCGGAGGAACCGGAGAAGGACGCGGAGAACCCGTCCCTCCAGGACCGTACGGCGGACCAGGCCTGGCCCCTCCCCTTGGACGAGACGTCCCTCCAGCGCCGCAGGAAGGCGGCGGAGCGCGTGATGACGGCGTTGTGGGCATACGTTCCGCCGGGGCGGAACGGGTGGGCACAACCCACGGACGCGCTGCCCGCGCAAGGGCCCGCCCCTCAGGACCCCGAGGACCTCTGGCCCGACGAGGAGCCTGTCTGGGACGAGGACCCCGTCTGGGACGAGGAGCCTGCCCGGGGCGGCGAGCCTCACTGGGACGAGGAGCCTCCCCGGGACGAGGAGCCCCCGGCTGACGGGATCCCCGCCCCACGGGCACCGGAGCAGGCGCTCGCCCCCGAGGACCGGAAAACCCTCGCCTCCTGGGACCGCGACCTCACCGCGCTCACCACCGAGCTCCGCCGCGCCCGCGCCACCACCCGCGACGTCCTCCTGCCCGCCTACCTCTCCGCCTCCCAGGTCCTCCGCCTCGCCGCCGACCCCGACGGCTTCGCCCAGGACCTGGCCCGCCCCATGCCCCGCCCCCCACAGCCCGCCGCCCGCCGCGGCACGCGGTTCCACGCGTGGGTGGAGTCCAGGTTCGAGGAGCTCCCGCTCCCCATGCTCGGCCCCGACGAGCTCCCCGGCGGCGAGGACTTCGCCGGCGAACCGGAGATCGCCGACGAGCGGGACCTCGACGCGCTCAAGGACGCCTTCGCCCTCACCCCGTACGCCCACCGCACCCCGTACCGCGTCGAGGTCCCCGTCCATCTCTCCCTCGCCGGCCGGGTCGTCCGAGGCCGGATCGACGCCGTCTACCGGGACCCGGAGTCCGGCGCGTACGAGATCGTCGACTGGAAGACCAGCCACCTGCGCACGGCCGACCCCCTCCAGCTCGCGATCTACCGCCTCGCCTGGGCCGAACAGCACGGCCTCGACCCCGACGAGGTCGCGGCCGCCTTCGTCTACGTACGGACGGGTGACGTCGTACGCCCGCGGCGCCTGCCCGGCCGTGCCGAGCTGGAGGGGATCCTGCTGGGCAGACCCACTCCGGACGCCGGATAG